Proteins encoded in a region of the Acidobacteriota bacterium genome:
- a CDS encoding sugar phosphate isomerase/epimerase, which yields MEIGISTHIFAEEELTHYHLEMIAEEGFSLLELYANKPHLDFDDKDRIRKIARSIELFGFSVNSVHAPFFAHLEEARAGRYFSIASPDEAKRKESISFIIRALRNIASFISFRFLVVHLGASDEPFSSPFIEQAERSLEELYPDCERFGVTIALENIDSELSSPDNLFSFIKRNRGVPLTACLDFAHAHLWYGLPEAIDVLSSFIGTAHIHDTLGEEDDHLPPFSGRIDWEEAFDRLRKVSYSGPLILEPRGGDDPRKVLRESARSREKIGLLIS from the coding sequence ATGGAGATAGGGATTTCAACCCATATATTCGCCGAGGAGGAACTCACTCATTACCATCTCGAGATGATAGCGGAGGAGGGTTTTTCCCTTCTTGAGCTGTACGCCAATAAGCCTCATCTGGACTTCGACGATAAAGATAGGATAAGAAAGATAGCGAGGAGCATTGAGCTTTTCGGCTTCTCGGTCAACTCGGTTCACGCTCCTTTCTTCGCCCATCTCGAGGAGGCGAGGGCAGGGCGTTATTTCTCGATAGCTTCTCCTGATGAGGCGAAGCGCAAGGAATCGATCTCCTTCATTATTCGCGCCCTTAGGAATATTGCTTCCTTTATCTCCTTTCGCTTCTTGGTGGTTCATCTCGGGGCATCGGATGAGCCCTTTTCTTCGCCCTTTATTGAGCAAGCAGAGAGAAGCCTCGAGGAACTTTACCCCGATTGCGAGCGCTTTGGGGTAACCATTGCCCTCGAGAACATAGATAGCGAGCTCTCCTCTCCGGATAATCTTTTCTCCTTCATAAAAAGGAATAGAGGTGTTCCTCTTACCGCCTGTCTCGATTTCGCCCACGCCCATCTCTGGTATGGGTTGCCTGAAGCGATAGATGTTCTTTCTTCTTTTATCGGCACTGCCCATATCCATGACACCTTGGGTGAGGAGGACGATCATCTTCCTCCATTTTCAGGTAGGATCGATTGGGAAGAAGCCTTCGATAGGTTAAGGAAGGTAAGCTATTCGGGTCCTTTGATCCTTGAGCCTCGGGGTGGGGATGACCCCAGAAAAGTCCTTCGGGAATCAGCAAGATCTCGAGAGAAGATCGGCCTTTTGATAAGTTGA
- a CDS encoding YihY family inner membrane protein, whose protein sequence is MGKGDLIWQRVKREGRRFYRAILAFNRDYCLIWASTLALITLFAIVPLFVLAFPLVTSFRIFSDLQTKITNWIAANFIPSTGTVIIEYLHQFIKRSSSLSLTGLISFIFISISLMINIEHALNTVWKTKENRPPAEKFTLYWSAITLTPLLIGISLYLSTLISNKGESTLFSSLLNFFRHASPIIFSFAAFFLIIKLFPNTKVRVVPALIGSLLAAIFFEIGKWGFGIFVRYFASYPKIYGPLSTILLFFLWVYVIWVIVLFCSELAYDIQGEFYPETAPSGSTPQFREFYTLNIFETLAQAFQRGEPPLSTKELKKRTKAPLEVIGEVITQFRRRGIVAEVAPGGRYLIASDPTNLSAADILLATPGGLFSSPEEERETNFTKEALDTARKQLKETLSNIRIRKEKVLPDEAVNSNTRIQRKKHNKRDN, encoded by the coding sequence ATGGGTAAAGGTGATCTTATCTGGCAGAGAGTAAAAAGGGAAGGCAGGAGATTCTATCGCGCTATTTTGGCATTCAACCGTGACTATTGCCTGATCTGGGCAAGTACCCTCGCCCTTATCACCCTCTTTGCCATCGTTCCTTTGTTCGTCCTCGCTTTTCCCTTAGTGACCTCATTCCGCATCTTCTCCGACCTCCAAACAAAGATAACCAATTGGATAGCGGCAAACTTTATCCCCTCGACGGGCACAGTGATAATTGAGTATCTTCATCAATTTATAAAGAGAAGCTCCTCATTAAGCCTCACCGGGCTCATCTCATTTATATTCATCTCCATTTCCTTAATGATAAACATCGAACACGCACTTAATACTGTATGGAAGACAAAAGAAAACCGCCCCCCTGCTGAGAAATTTACCCTTTATTGGAGCGCCATAACCCTTACCCCCCTTCTTATCGGGATTTCCCTCTATCTCTCCACCCTCATCTCCAACAAAGGAGAGAGCACTTTATTCTCCAGCCTCCTCAACTTCTTCCGACACGCCTCCCCAATTATCTTCTCCTTTGCCGCTTTCTTCCTCATAATAAAACTCTTCCCTAACACCAAGGTGAGGGTGGTCCCCGCTCTCATTGGGAGTCTCCTTGCCGCCATCTTTTTCGAGATAGGAAAGTGGGGTTTTGGCATATTTGTAAGGTATTTTGCAAGCTACCCCAAAATATATGGACCCCTTAGCACCATACTCCTCTTCTTTCTCTGGGTCTATGTCATCTGGGTGATAGTCCTCTTCTGCTCTGAGCTTGCCTATGATATTCAAGGGGAATTCTACCCCGAGACCGCCCCTTCTGGATCCACCCCTCAGTTCCGGGAATTCTACACCTTAAATATCTTCGAGACATTAGCTCAGGCGTTCCAAAGGGGTGAACCTCCCTTATCCACCAAGGAACTTAAAAAGAGGACCAAAGCCCCGTTGGAGGTAATAGGGGAGGTAATAACCCAATTTAGGAGAAGAGGAATTGTCGCCGAGGTAGCCCCAGGAGGTCGCTACCTTATCGCTTCAGACCCCACTAACCTCTCCGCTGCCGATATCCTCCTTGCTACCCCCGGAGGGTTATTCTCCTCACCAGAAGAGGAGAGGGAGACTAACTTTACCAAAGAGGCTCTCGATACAGCGAGGAAACAGCTCAAAGAGACATTAAGCAATATCCGTATCAGAAAGGAGAAGGTCCTTCCTGATGAAGCTGTCAATAGTAATACCCGTATACAACGAAAAAAACACAATAAGAGAGATAATTAG
- a CDS encoding C40 family peptidase, whose translation MNETKAIVQTAIANLRSSPTPRAELSSQVLLGYEVKILREEGKWFKVETDDGEIGFIHKGSLVPKEEASSFSSLPKVMVNELYLSLVDPERGHPILRLPMGSLLGLVEEEDDRILVALPSGKKGEVPKGSTKKEPLPPPSAPEEVISFAEKLLGIPYLWGGTSPFGFDCSGFIQFIFRLNGLLLPRNSKDQALFGREIEGDIASLLPADLLFFYEGDYKIGHVALSLGGGEIIHSALSRGGVVRETLIPGKSNFNEGLLHSFAWARRVLL comes from the coding sequence ATGAACGAAACCAAAGCAATAGTACAAACCGCCATCGCTAATCTCAGGAGCTCACCAACCCCCCGGGCTGAGCTTTCATCTCAGGTTCTTCTGGGGTACGAGGTGAAAATCTTAAGAGAAGAGGGGAAATGGTTCAAGGTGGAAACCGACGATGGAGAGATAGGGTTCATCCATAAAGGATCCTTGGTGCCGAAGGAGGAGGCTTCATCCTTTTCCTCTCTGCCCAAGGTTATGGTGAATGAGCTCTACCTTTCCCTGGTCGATCCCGAAAGGGGTCACCCTATCCTTAGGCTCCCTATGGGTTCCCTCCTCGGTTTGGTAGAGGAAGAAGATGATAGGATACTTGTCGCTCTTCCCTCGGGTAAAAAGGGTGAAGTCCCCAAAGGATCAACAAAGAAGGAACCGCTCCCCCCTCCTTCCGCTCCTGAGGAAGTGATATCTTTCGCCGAAAAACTCCTCGGCATCCCCTACCTCTGGGGAGGAACCTCCCCTTTTGGCTTCGACTGTTCTGGCTTTATCCAATTCATCTTCCGTCTAAATGGTCTTCTTCTCCCCAGGAATTCCAAAGATCAGGCTCTCTTCGGAAGAGAGATCGAAGGTGATATAGCCTCTCTCCTTCCCGCTGATCTTCTCTTCTTTTACGAAGGAGATTACAAGATAGGCCATGTCGCCTTATCCTTAGGTGGCGGAGAGATCATCCATTCTGCTCTAAGCAGAGGGGGAGTGGTGCGGGAGACCCTGATACCGGGAAAAAGTAATTTCAACGAAGGACTGCTTCACTCCTTCGCCTGGGCAAGAAGGGTGCTTCTCTAA
- a CDS encoding phosphotransferase yields MRKLNQDIISAIAEKLKVPEEKLSFIPLSGDASVRSYFRLLLPEGDSFILALYPEPFSPQRSDFYQVYQLFREGRIPVPELMLADGEKGFLLLEDGGDTLLQDFVEEKGVSKALPLYKRAIDILISVQTECYRNLTPDHPAVRNSFTEDKFLFELGFFYQHYIKGMLKAALSFKEERKIRDFFREVSKELASKPKTLCHRDYHSRNILINRNKLLIVDFQDARLGPFSYDLASLLRDSYVVLSPEVREELLSYYFSHHPSVPFSDIEELKDEFDLASLQRNLKAVGTFAYQYLVRGKEFYLRFIPQTLNYVRENRKKFPHFEPAFSVFSRLFSWED; encoded by the coding sequence TTGCGGAAGCTGAACCAAGATATAATCTCAGCCATAGCTGAGAAGTTAAAGGTCCCAGAGGAGAAGCTTTCCTTTATCCCCCTTTCTGGGGATGCATCGGTAAGGAGCTATTTTCGTCTTCTTCTCCCCGAGGGAGATTCTTTCATCCTCGCTCTCTATCCCGAACCTTTTTCTCCCCAAAGATCTGATTTTTACCAGGTATATCAGCTATTCCGTGAAGGTCGAATTCCTGTGCCCGAACTGATGTTGGCTGATGGAGAAAAGGGGTTTCTCCTCCTCGAGGATGGAGGGGATACCCTTCTTCAGGATTTTGTTGAGGAGAAGGGGGTGAGCAAAGCCCTTCCCCTCTATAAGAGGGCGATAGATATCCTCATCTCGGTCCAAACAGAGTGTTATAGGAACCTTACTCCCGATCATCCGGCGGTGAGGAATAGCTTTACCGAGGATAAATTTCTCTTTGAGCTCGGATTCTTTTATCAGCATTATATCAAGGGAATGCTTAAGGCAGCTCTCTCCTTTAAAGAAGAGAGAAAAATAAGAGATTTTTTCCGGGAGGTTTCGAAAGAGCTCGCCTCAAAGCCGAAAACCCTGTGTCATCGAGATTATCACTCGAGAAATATCCTCATCAACAGGAATAAGCTTTTGATCGTGGATTTCCAGGATGCTCGGCTGGGACCGTTCAGCTATGATTTGGCATCCCTTCTCCGGGATTCCTATGTGGTTCTTTCTCCCGAAGTGCGGGAGGAGCTTTTATCCTATTATTTTTCTCATCATCCCTCGGTTCCTTTCTCTGATATCGAGGAGTTGAAGGATGAGTTCGATCTCGCCTCTCTCCAGCGAAATTTGAAGGCGGTGGGGACATTTGCTTATCAGTACTTGGTTCGAGGAAAGGAGTTTTATCTTAGGTTTATCCCCCAGACATTAAACTATGTCAGGGAAAACCGAAAGAAATTTCCCCATTTTGAGCCCGCTTTTTCGGTTTTTTCCCGACTTTTCTCTTGGGAGGATTAG
- the ggt gene encoding gamma-glutamyltransferase encodes MRRNMLFCHLIWVLIPSLLFSFASRRPVVAKKGMVVSASRIASEVGVQILKKGGNAVDAAVATAFALAVTYPQAGNIGGGGFMLIRLADSGKVIFIDYRERAPYKASRDMYLDEKGQVIPKASTRGYLASGVPGTVAGLALALKRYGTMSLPEVMAPAIRLAEEGFVVDRFLARSFARRAKDFSQFESTAKVFLKKDGTTYSEGEVFRQPDLARTLRLIAEKGPDAFYRGEIADLIVREMKRGGGLITKKDLAEYRAVVREPVVGNYRGYTVYSAPPPSSGGICLLELLNILEGYDLKGMGFGSSATISLMAEAEKLVYADRAEFLGDPDFVKMPVSGLISKKYASFLRKKISLARAMPSTKVSHGNPWMFEDEETTHFSVVDERGNAVSNTYTLNGSFGSMVVVDGAGFLLNNEMDDFSIKPGYPNIYGLVGGEANAIAPGKRMLSSMTPTIITKGGKLFMVIGSPGGSTIITTVLQVILNVIDHGMNIQQAIDAPRVHHQWLPDVLFVEPFAIPKDVKNALLKRGYKIKLRSSIGDAQGILIDQRTGEITGGSDPRGDGAAVGY; translated from the coding sequence ATGAGAAGGAATATGCTCTTTTGTCATCTCATATGGGTTTTGATCCCTTCTTTGCTCTTTTCGTTCGCCAGTAGGAGACCGGTGGTGGCGAAGAAGGGGATGGTGGTCTCGGCGAGTAGGATCGCTTCCGAGGTTGGGGTTCAGATATTGAAAAAGGGAGGGAACGCGGTTGATGCTGCGGTAGCCACCGCCTTTGCCCTTGCTGTTACCTATCCTCAAGCGGGAAACATCGGGGGCGGTGGGTTTATGCTGATAAGATTGGCTGATAGCGGTAAGGTGATATTCATCGACTATCGGGAAAGGGCACCTTATAAGGCGAGTCGAGATATGTATCTCGATGAGAAGGGGCAGGTGATTCCAAAGGCGAGCACCAGAGGTTATTTGGCCTCCGGAGTACCGGGTACGGTTGCTGGTTTAGCCCTTGCCCTTAAGCGTTACGGTACAATGAGCCTCCCCGAGGTAATGGCTCCGGCGATAAGGCTTGCCGAGGAGGGGTTTGTGGTGGATCGTTTTCTTGCCCGGTCCTTTGCTCGCCGGGCTAAAGATTTTTCCCAGTTTGAGAGCACAGCAAAGGTATTTCTCAAAAAGGATGGCACCACCTACTCCGAGGGAGAGGTTTTCCGTCAGCCTGATCTCGCCCGAACACTTCGCCTCATCGCTGAGAAGGGTCCCGATGCCTTTTACCGGGGAGAGATAGCGGACCTCATCGTTCGGGAGATGAAGCGAGGTGGTGGGTTGATAACGAAGAAGGATTTGGCGGAGTACCGGGCGGTGGTAAGGGAGCCGGTGGTGGGGAATTATCGCGGTTATACTGTCTATTCCGCCCCTCCTCCGAGTTCCGGGGGGATTTGCCTTCTCGAGCTTCTGAATATCCTTGAGGGATACGATCTAAAGGGGATGGGCTTCGGCTCTTCCGCCACCATCAGCCTGATGGCTGAAGCGGAGAAGCTCGTTTACGCGGATAGGGCGGAGTTTTTGGGTGACCCTGATTTCGTGAAGATGCCCGTTTCTGGTTTGATATCAAAGAAATACGCTTCTTTCTTAAGGAAGAAGATAAGCCTTGCTCGAGCGATGCCGAGCACGAAGGTAAGCCACGGTAATCCCTGGATGTTTGAGGATGAGGAGACGACCCATTTCTCGGTGGTGGATGAGAGGGGAAATGCCGTTTCCAATACCTATACCCTCAACGGAAGTTTTGGTTCAATGGTAGTGGTTGATGGTGCCGGTTTTCTGCTCAATAACGAAATGGACGATTTCTCGATAAAGCCGGGCTACCCCAATATCTACGGTCTTGTCGGTGGTGAGGCAAATGCCATCGCCCCGGGCAAAAGAATGCTTTCTTCAATGACCCCAACCATCATCACCAAGGGAGGGAAGCTTTTTATGGTTATTGGAAGCCCTGGAGGTTCCACCATCATTACCACAGTGCTTCAGGTGATCCTAAATGTGATCGATCACGGGATGAATATACAGCAAGCGATAGATGCTCCTCGGGTACATCATCAATGGCTGCCTGATGTTCTTTTTGTGGAACCCTTCGCCATCCCTAAGGATGTGAAAAATGCCCTGTTAAAAAGGGGATATAAGATAAAGCTCCGTTCCTCAATCGGTGATGCCCAGGGGATCCTTATAGATCAGAGGACCGGTGAGATAACCGGGGGGTCCGACCCGAGGGGGGATGGGGCGGCAGTCGGTTATTAG
- the tdh gene encoding L-threonine 3-dehydrogenase: protein MTGKMLAVMKKEREQGAELDEVDIPTIKPNEILVKVKATSICGTDVHIYSWDPWAEGRIKPPMIFGHECAGEVVEVGKDVRSIKVGDYVSAETHIPCGHCYQCRTGDQHLCQNLKILGVDVNGCFAEYVAIPEICAWKNDPSLPPDIACLKEPLGNATYAVMESEVTAKTVAIIGDGPIGIFATAIAKAAGAAFIFLVGKSPYRMELAKKMNPDLLLNVDEVDVVETIMEETKGIGVDVVIEMSGSRLGIEQGFKILRRAGTFTAFGIPKGKIEFDLSENVIFKGARIIGINGRKMFDTWYQMSRFLERGKIDIAPVVTHRFPLTKFEEGISLPLSEERNCGKVVFFPEQS from the coding sequence ATGACAGGAAAGATGCTCGCAGTAATGAAGAAAGAGCGGGAACAGGGAGCAGAACTCGATGAGGTCGACATCCCCACTATCAAGCCAAACGAGATATTGGTGAAGGTCAAAGCCACCTCCATCTGCGGCACCGATGTCCATATATATAGCTGGGACCCGTGGGCTGAAGGAAGGATAAAACCTCCAATGATCTTTGGCCATGAATGTGCTGGGGAAGTGGTAGAGGTGGGAAAGGATGTAAGGTCCATCAAGGTAGGAGATTATGTCTCCGCTGAAACGCATATCCCCTGTGGCCATTGCTATCAATGTCGGACTGGCGATCAGCATCTCTGTCAGAACCTCAAGATATTGGGGGTTGATGTAAACGGCTGTTTCGCTGAATATGTCGCCATTCCCGAGATCTGCGCCTGGAAGAACGACCCCTCTCTGCCTCCGGATATTGCTTGTCTTAAGGAACCGCTTGGGAATGCCACCTATGCTGTGATGGAGAGCGAGGTCACGGCAAAAACAGTGGCAATTATAGGCGATGGTCCTATTGGTATCTTCGCCACCGCCATTGCCAAAGCAGCTGGTGCCGCCTTTATCTTTCTCGTGGGAAAATCGCCATATCGAATGGAGCTCGCCAAGAAGATGAATCCGGATCTCCTGTTGAATGTGGACGAGGTCGATGTGGTGGAAACCATTATGGAGGAGACGAAGGGTATTGGGGTAGATGTGGTGATAGAGATGAGCGGAAGCAGGCTGGGTATAGAACAAGGGTTCAAGATATTGCGCCGTGCCGGGACCTTCACCGCTTTTGGAATACCTAAGGGGAAGATAGAATTTGACCTCTCGGAGAATGTCATTTTCAAGGGAGCGAGGATAATCGGGATAAACGGAAGGAAGATGTTCGACACCTGGTACCAGATGTCCCGCTTCCTTGAAAGGGGAAAGATCGACATTGCTCCCGTAGTAACCCATCGCTTTCCGCTTACCAAATTTGAGGAAGGGATAAGCCTTCCCCTTTCGGAAGAGAGGAATTGTGGGAAGGTTGTCTTTTTCCCTGAGCAATCATAA
- the kbl gene encoding glycine C-acetyltransferase — protein sequence MYGKAKDIFENILKGIRESGLYKEERVLLSPQGANIKVPSKEVLNFCANNYLGLANHPELIKAAKKALDEYGYGLSSVRFICGTQSIHKELEKEISTFLKMDDSILYTSCFDANGGLFETLLDEECAIISDELNHASIIDGIRLCKAKRYIFKHGDMNDLEAKLKEANKAKIKMIATDGVFSMDGDIANLPGICELAERYDALVMVDDSHATGILGENGRGTIEFHKVEGRVDIITSTLGKALGGATGGFTSARKEIVELLRQRSRPYLFSNSVAPVVVAAGIAAIKMLKETGALRKKLMDNTRYFREELKRRGFKIKEGEHPIIPIMLGEARLAQDMARDLLEEGIYVIGFSYPVVPKGQARIRVQISAAHEKEHLDRALDAFTKIGRKYGVVQ from the coding sequence ATGTACGGCAAAGCGAAGGATATATTCGAGAATATTTTAAAGGGGATCAGGGAATCCGGTCTCTATAAAGAGGAAAGGGTTCTCCTTTCTCCTCAGGGGGCTAACATCAAGGTTCCGAGTAAAGAGGTATTAAACTTCTGCGCCAACAATTATCTCGGCTTAGCCAACCATCCGGAGCTGATAAAGGCTGCCAAGAAGGCGCTCGATGAATACGGCTATGGGCTTTCCTCCGTACGGTTCATCTGTGGTACCCAAAGCATCCACAAGGAATTGGAAAAGGAGATCTCCACCTTCCTCAAGATGGATGACTCCATCCTTTACACCTCTTGTTTCGACGCCAATGGTGGTCTATTCGAAACACTGCTCGATGAGGAATGTGCCATAATAAGCGACGAACTAAACCATGCAAGCATCATCGATGGGATCAGACTATGCAAAGCGAAGCGATACATCTTCAAGCACGGCGATATGAACGACCTTGAAGCAAAGCTCAAGGAAGCGAACAAAGCCAAGATAAAGATGATCGCCACCGACGGTGTATTCAGTATGGATGGCGATATCGCCAACCTGCCCGGTATCTGTGAACTCGCCGAGCGATATGACGCTTTGGTTATGGTAGACGATTCCCACGCCACCGGCATATTGGGAGAGAATGGACGCGGTACCATTGAGTTTCACAAGGTCGAGGGACGGGTGGATATCATCACCAGCACCTTGGGGAAGGCTCTCGGCGGGGCAACCGGTGGGTTCACCAGCGCCAGAAAGGAGATAGTAGAACTTCTAAGGCAACGCTCCCGACCTTATCTCTTTTCAAACTCGGTGGCACCTGTGGTGGTAGCAGCCGGGATAGCAGCGATAAAGATGCTCAAGGAAACCGGTGCCCTGAGAAAGAAGCTGATGGATAACACCCGTTATTTCAGGGAAGAACTTAAGAGAAGGGGCTTTAAGATAAAAGAAGGGGAGCATCCGATAATCCCTATTATGCTTGGAGAAGCGAGGCTTGCCCAGGATATGGCACGCGACCTTTTAGAAGAGGGGATATATGTGATCGGCTTCAGCTATCCTGTAGTCCCCAAGGGACAGGCACGGATCCGGGTTCAGATATCGGCTGCCCATGAGAAGGAACATCTCGATCGCGCCTTGGATGCCTTCACCAAGATAGGCAGAAAATATGGGGTGGTTCAATAA
- a CDS encoding Stp1/IreP family PP2C-type Ser/Thr phosphatase, with the protein MKLDYAALTDRGRKRKVNEDAYIVNKEVGLLVVADGMGGQVAGEIASQIAVETIERFVIKTEEEREITWPLEYREELSHNQNRLITAIKLAHNRILSIGSEKKGYQGMGTTVVASLLSKGKADIAYVGDSRAYLIRKKKLFQLTSDHSWVNEQLKKGLISPQDAKVHPLRNVVTRALGGKLQLEVDILSSPLKEGDILLLCTDGLNSMLDNEEILKIILANENNLRKAVENLIKKANEKGGEDNITVILARYYKDGEKE; encoded by the coding sequence ATGAAACTGGATTACGCTGCCCTTACCGATAGAGGAAGAAAACGAAAGGTGAATGAGGATGCTTATATAGTGAACAAGGAGGTAGGGCTACTCGTGGTTGCCGATGGTATGGGAGGGCAGGTAGCGGGGGAAATCGCTTCTCAAATAGCGGTTGAAACCATCGAGCGTTTCGTAATAAAGACGGAGGAGGAGAGGGAGATCACCTGGCCTCTGGAATATAGGGAAGAGTTAAGCCATAATCAAAATAGATTGATCACCGCTATAAAGCTTGCCCACAACCGCATCCTGAGCATAGGCAGCGAGAAGAAGGGCTATCAGGGGATGGGGACTACGGTGGTCGCCTCTCTTCTCTCTAAGGGAAAGGCGGATATCGCCTATGTAGGTGACAGTCGAGCGTATTTAATAAGAAAGAAGAAACTCTTCCAACTTACCAGTGATCACTCTTGGGTAAATGAGCAATTGAAGAAAGGGTTAATAAGCCCTCAGGATGCCAAGGTCCATCCATTGCGCAATGTAGTAACCAGGGCTTTGGGAGGGAAGTTGCAACTGGAAGTGGATATCCTCTCTTCTCCTTTGAAGGAAGGCGATATCCTTCTTCTCTGTACCGATGGTCTCAACTCAATGTTGGATAACGAGGAGATACTAAAGATCATCCTCGCTAATGAAAATAACCTTAGAAAAGCGGTGGAAAATCTCATCAAAAAGGCAAACGAAAAGGGAGGTGAGGATAATATCACTGTAATCCTGGCAAGATATTACAAGGATGGAGAGAAGGAATGA
- the recA gene encoding recombinase RecA, protein MNINKEKKEKAIQMALLQIEKQFGKGSIMRLGDRAVLDDIAVIPTGSLELDYALGVGGLPRGRVVEIFGPEASGKTTLALQIIAEAQKQGGLAAFIDAEHAMDANYAKKLGVDVDNLLVSQPDSGEQALEIAEVLVRSGAIDVLVIDSVAALVPRAELEGEMGDAHMGLQARLMSQALRKLTGVVSKSHTTLIFTNQIREKIGVIFGNPETTTGGRALKFYASVRLDIRRIATLKEGDKVIGHRTKVKVVKNKVAPPFREAEFDILYGEGISREGSILDLGVAKGIIEKSGSWFSYKGERLGQGRENARRFLKEHKEIRDEIEEKIRKELSLLSKKEREKEEGRTNKS, encoded by the coding sequence ATGAACATAAACAAGGAGAAGAAAGAAAAGGCTATCCAGATGGCTCTCCTCCAGATAGAAAAGCAGTTCGGCAAGGGCTCGATAATGCGGTTGGGCGACCGGGCGGTGCTCGATGACATTGCTGTCATCCCTACTGGTTCCCTCGAGCTAGACTATGCCTTGGGGGTAGGTGGTCTTCCTCGAGGAAGGGTGGTCGAGATATTCGGTCCCGAAGCTTCAGGGAAAACCACCCTTGCTCTTCAGATAATTGCTGAGGCACAAAAGCAAGGTGGGTTAGCCGCTTTCATCGACGCCGAACATGCGATGGACGCAAACTATGCCAAAAAACTGGGGGTGGATGTGGACAACCTCCTCGTCTCCCAACCAGATTCTGGAGAGCAGGCATTGGAGATAGCTGAGGTGTTGGTGAGGAGTGGAGCCATCGATGTATTAGTAATAGATTCGGTAGCAGCCCTCGTTCCTCGGGCGGAGCTCGAAGGGGAGATGGGGGATGCCCATATGGGGCTCCAGGCACGACTTATGTCCCAAGCACTTAGAAAGCTAACCGGTGTTGTCTCTAAATCGCATACTACCCTCATCTTCACCAACCAGATCCGGGAAAAGATAGGGGTTATATTCGGCAACCCGGAGACAACTACTGGAGGGCGGGCGCTTAAGTTCTACGCCTCGGTGCGGTTGGATATCAGGAGGATAGCCACTTTAAAGGAAGGGGATAAGGTCATAGGCCACCGGACCAAGGTGAAGGTGGTCAAGAATAAGGTAGCTCCACCGTTCCGCGAGGCTGAATTTGACATCCTCTATGGCGAGGGGATCTCCCGGGAAGGAAGCATCCTCGATCTTGGGGTTGCCAAGGGGATAATTGAAAAGAGCGGTTCTTGGTTCTCCTATAAGGGTGAACGGTTGGGTCAAGGAAGGGAGAATGCTCGAAGGTTTCTGAAGGAACATAAGGAGATCCGCGATGAGATAGAGGAGAAGATCAGGAAAGAACTATCTCTTCTTTCGAAGAAAGAGAGGGAAAAGGAGGAAGGAAGAACTAACAAGAGCTGA
- a CDS encoding TrkA family potassium uptake protein — translation MGVFAVIGLGSFGTHLTEALAAEGHQVVVIDIDKEKIQAMKDIATQAILSDAGDKNTLKAIGIKDVDAVIISLNQDSFDTTVLLTQFLKEEGVNKILVKVNSEDEAKVVTKIGADQVIFPEKQVAIRLAKRLGNPNVIDQIDLGEDLEILEVNAPTSFHNKTIGELNLRKKYRIQIIFIKREIGEGEEKKIRTVLATPEEIILSGDTLTIVGAKKDVEKIKSLK, via the coding sequence ATGGGGGTATTCGCGGTAATCGGGTTAGGTAGTTTTGGTACTCATCTCACTGAAGCCCTTGCCGCTGAGGGGCATCAGGTGGTGGTAATCGATATCGACAAGGAAAAGATACAGGCAATGAAGGATATCGCCACTCAGGCGATCTTGAGTGATGCCGGTGATAAGAACACCCTTAAGGCGATAGGGATAAAGGATGTAGATGCAGTGATAATCTCTTTGAACCAGGATAGCTTTGATACTACCGTCCTTCTCACCCAGTTTCTCAAGGAGGAAGGGGTAAATAAGATATTGGTCAAAGTGAACTCAGAGGATGAAGCCAAAGTGGTAACCAAGATAGGAGCGGATCAGGTCATCTTTCCAGAAAAACAGGTGGCAATAAGGCTGGCAAAGAGGCTGGGAAATCCAAATGTGATCGACCAGATCGATCTCGGTGAGGATCTCGAGATATTAGAGGTAAACGCGCCTACCTCTTTTCACAATAAGACCATTGGAGAACTCAACCTGAGGAAGAAATACAGGATCCAGATCATCTTCATCAAACGAGAGATAGGAGAAGGGGAGGAGAAAAAAATCCGCACCGTCCTTGCTACCCCCGAGGAGATAATACTCTCTGGGGATACCCTCACCATAGTAGGGGCAAAAAAGGATGTGGAAAAGATAAAATCGCTCAAGTAA